GATGTCGTGGGCCACCGCGTTGCGGATGAAGTATTCGCCGTGCCCCGTGGCGGAGACCCCGCAGGTGGCGTTGTCGGCCCAGGTGCCCGCGCCGATCACCGGCGAGTCGCCGATGCGGCCCCACAGCTTGTAGGTCATGCCCCCGGTCGAGGTGCCGGCGGCGATGTTGCCGTCGCGGTCGAGGGCCACGCAGCCCACGGTGCCGTGCTTGCGGTCGGGGTCGGCGGTGGCCTCCGCAGCGGCCTTCTCGCGCGCCTTCAGGAACGACTCCCAGCGCCGCTCGGTGCGGAAATACGCCGGATCGACGATCTCGAGCCCGACCTCCGCCGCGAAGGCCTCGGCACCCTCGCGGGCCATCATCACGTGGGGCGACTTCTCCATCACCGCCCGCGCCGCGCTGATGGGGTTGCGCACCGTCGTCACCCCCGCCACGGCGCCGGCGTCGCGGTCGCGGCCGTCCATGACCGAGGCGTCCATCTCGTTGGCCCCGTTGGCCGCGAAGACCGCACCCTTGCCCGCGTTGAACAGGGGCGAGTCCTCCATGAAGCGGATCGCCGCCTCCACCGCGTCGAGGCTCGAACCGCCGGCCTCGAGCACGGCCGCGCCCGCGTCGAGGGCCTTGCCGAGCTTGTCCCGGTAGGCCAGCTCCGCGCCCGTGTCCATGGTCTCGCGCGTGATGACGCCGGCGCCGCCGTGGATCACGAGGGCCCAGGGGGTCTCGGCCGCCGCCGGAACGCAGGCGGCGGCCACGAGGGCCGCCGCCAGGAGCATGCGCTGCAGGTGCCGCATCGCCCTACTCCACTTCCAGCACGAGGTACCGCAGCATGCCGCCGCGCTCGAGATGGAACACCGCCGGCTCGCCGTAGGGGGCGTCTTTGACCAGCTGCTTCAGCGAGCGCAGGCCCTTCACCGGCTGGCCGTTCATGGTGTAGATCACGTCGCCGGGCTCGAAGTGGTCGCCCAGCAGGGACACGTCGGCGGCCAGGGCGGCCACGATCACGCCCTCGGCCTGCCGCGGCTTGAAGGGCAGCATGCGGGTCGTCTCCTTGTCCAGGTCGAGGGAGAGCACCCCGATGCGCTGCACCAGGTTCCGCTCGGCCGAGATCATGTCGAAGAAGCGGTAGTCCGGATCGATGCGCTCGATCACCTCGACGTCCTTGGCGAAGGTGCGCCCGCCGCGCGCGATCTCCAGGGTGACCTTGCCGCCGATCTTCTTGTTGTAGAGGTTCACCTCGAACTGCCGCGCATTCTCCATCTTCTTGCCGTCGAGGGTGAGCACGATGTCGCCCACCTGCAGCCCGGCTTCGTGGGCCGGACCGTTGGGGAACACGTCGCCCAGGATGACGCCCCACTGCACGTCCAGGCCGAGGGAGCGCGCCATCCACGGGTTCACCGTCTGGGGGTTCACGCCGATGATGCCGCGCTTGACCCGCCCGGTGGCCCGGATCTGGTTGAACACGTTCCGGGCGATGTTGCTCGGCGCGCTGAAGCTGAGTCCCTCGCTGCCGCCGCTCTGGGTGAAGATCAGGGTGTTGATGCCGATGACCTGGCCCTGCGCGTTCACCAGCGGGCCGCCGCTGTTGCCCGGGTTGATGGCCACGTCGGTCTGGATGTAGATCATCGGGTTGTCCTGCTCGAGCTGCCGCGCCACCGTGCTGACGACGCCGAAGCTGACCGAGTTCGTCAGGCCCATGGGGCTGCCGAAGGCGAAGACGAGTTGCCCCTGGTGGATCTGGTCCGAGTCGCCGAGCTCGAGGAAGGGCAGACCCTGGCGCTCGATCTTCAGCACGGCCAGGTCGGTCTCCTTGTCGGTGCCGATCACCTGGGCGCCCACGAGCAGGCCGCCGGCCGCGAGGATCGAGTTGCCGGCGTCGGCGCCGAGCGCCTGGGGCGACAGCCGCACCTGCACCCGCTTGGCCCCCTGCACCACGTGGTTGTTGGTGATGATGTAGCCGGCGGGATCGAGGATGACGCCCGAGCCCGTGGCCTGCTGCTGACCGAACAGGGCCGCGCCCTGGGGCACCGAGCCGACGAGGGCCCCGAAGCTGGAGGTGTAGATCTGGACCACGGCCGGTCCCACCGCGCGGGTCAGGTCGCGGATCTCGCCGCTCAGCTGGGTCAGGCTCCATTCACGGTCGGCCTCGGCGGCCGCGGCGCCGGAAGCGGGCAGGGCCAGGCACGAGAGCAGGGACAGGGCGAGCAGGGCGCGGACCGCGGTCCGGACGGGGAAATGGCGCACGACAGCCTCCAGGGATCGGGTCGAACGAGGGGGGTGAGCGCGGCCCATACTACGGAAACCGGTGGCCCGGGGCAAGCGGCGGGGCGAGGCCATTGATCCGGTCCTGTCGATTCCGTAGTATCATGCAGGCCGCGCCGGCGGCCGCCCAGGGGGACCTCCCATTCGCCCATGACCTCGCGCCCCGGATCGGCTGTTGCGGTACGGCACCTTCGCCTGCCGGCGCATCGCGGCGATCCCGGCGCCGCGATGGCGAGGGCCACCGCACCCCACATGACCGGAACGACCTTGGATCCGAACAAGGAGCTGTCGTCATGTCCCATCCCGCCAACCTGTTCCGCACGGTGGTCGGGACTGTCCTCGTCCTGCTCGGGGCGGCGACCGGTGCCTCCGCGGGCCTGATTCCCGTTGCCGATGTGGGGCAGCTCACGGCCGCCCTGGCCGGAGCCGCCGCCGGCGACACCGTTGCGGTCGCCTGCGGCAGCTACGCCGTGCAGGGGCTCGTCCTGCCCGCCGGGGTGGTCCTGCGCGGCGCGACCGGCGATCCCGCCTGCGTCGAACTCGTCTCCGACGGCTCGGCGCCCATCCTGTCCTGCGCGGACGTGCTCGCGCCGACCGTGATCGAGGGCCTCACGTTCACCCTGGATGACGGCGTGACGGCGCCGACCGTCGTCCGGGGGGGCGGCCTCCTCCTGGCGAGCGCGACCGTCCTCGTCAGCCACTGCGACTTCCGGGGCCTGGGCGCCGACTACGGCGGAGCCGTGTACGTCGCGGGCGGCGGCTGGCCCAGCTTCATCTTCTGCCGCTTCGCCGACAACCAGGCCGACGGCGTGGGGGGAGCCATGGCGGTGGTCGGTTCGGCCCCGCAGATCGTCTCGTGCCTGATGACCGGCAACACGGCCGGCGTCTCGGGCGCCGCGCTGAACGTGGCCGGGGGCGGCCGCGCGACCCTGTCGTACTGCACCATCGACCAGGCCGCGGCCGCGGTCTCGGCCCTGCAGGGCTGGGACGACGGGGACATCACCCTCGAGCACGTCATCGTCGCCGGCGGCACCTGGCTCGGCGACGTCAGCGCCGTGCCGGCCATCAACTGCTCCGACTTCCACCTCGGCGGCGACGACCCCTGGGTGGGGCTGCTCGCGCCGTTCGGTGCCGCGGGCGGCAACATCGCGGCCGACCCGCTCTTCTGCGACCCGACCGGCCTCGACGGCTCCTTCGGGCTCGCGGAGAACTCGCCGTGCGCGGCGGCCCAGTCCGGCTGCGGGCGCATCGGAGCCTACGACGTGGCCTGCGGCGTGTCCGGCGTGCCGGGCGAGGAACCCGGCGTCGCGCGGCCCCGCTTCGCCCGCATCGAGGGCAACCATCCGAATCCCTTCAATCCCCGAACGGAAATCCGCTTCTCCCTGCCGGAGGCGGGCCATGTGCTCCTGGACGTCTACGACGTGCGGGGGCGGCACGTGCGGCGACTGGCGGACGGCGCCTTCGCGGCCGGACCGCAGAGCGTCCCCTGGGACGGCCGCACCGACGACGGTCGCGCCTGCGCGGCCGGCGTGTACTTCGCCCGCCTGCGGGCCGACGACCGCGCCGACACGCACCGCATGTCCCTGATCAAGTAGCGGGCCCCGGACCTTCGGCAAGGAGACAAGCCATGCAAGCCAAGAACCCGACTCCGATCGCGCTGGCCGCGGCCCTGCTGCTGGCCGTCGCCGGTGCCCCGGTCGTGCGGGCCGGCGATCCCGGCCTGCTGCGCCCGACCGTGCAGTACACCAACCCGTCCGGCATTTCGGCGACGGGCGTCAAGCTCGTCCCGCCGACCATCACCATCGAGGCCTCGGCCTCCGACCCCGACGCGCCGGGCAGCGTCCCGGCCCGCTACCGCTACCTCGTGAAGGAGGCGATCGACGCCCAGGGCCAGCCCATCCGCACGCCGACCGAGTACCAGCTGCATCACCAGGAGGTGCTCGCCCTCGACGACCCGGGCTGGACCGCCTGGCAGGACTACCCCCATCCCTACAACCGCGTCGAGATCCCGCTGGTGGGCCTGACCGACGGCGCCTACTATCTCGTGTCGCTGCAGATCCTCGACTTCGACGGGCTCTCCAACGACCCCTGGCTCTACCAGGACTCGGCCCTGCACCTGAAGGTCATCGACGGCTTCTTCCGCCCGCTCGTCGTGCTGAGCGAGCCGTTCCTCGGCACCTCCAGCGCCACCGAGACGGTCACCATCGAGATCGCGGGCGGCCAGCCCCTGAACTTCTCCTGGACCGCCTCGGCCGACCTGTACGGTGCCGACATCGCGTCCATGCGCCACGGCTGGGATCTCGTCGACCCCGACGATCCGGGCGATCCCGGCTGGGCCGTGCCTCCCGGCCTCGCCGCCGTCAACGGCTATGCGGCCGAGCGGATCTTCCAGGAAGGCATCCACACCTTCACGGTGCGGGTGGTGGACACCGCCGGCGCGGTCACCCTCACGCGTCGGACCCTGCGGGTCGTGCCCTACGTCGATCCCGCCTTCCAGTTCGACCTGCTGGTGCTCGACCAGGTCGTCGACGAGAACGTCCAGACCTGGCCCGACCGCAACGGTGTCCCGCGCGATGACGAGAGCTTCCGCAACTCGTTCTGGCAGTTCCTGGACGCGGTGGCGGGCGGTGCCGTCGGCTTCGACTGGAATCGCGACTGGCGCGACCATGCCGACCTGGTCGAGTTCTCCGACGTCGTGGCCTACAAGGCCGTGCTCTGCTACGCCCGCTTCCACGACACGTCCCAGCGCCTGTTCACCGACCCGTTGGCCGGGCTGCGTCCGGTCAACGACCAGGACCGTTTCCTCTGGTTGTCCTCCTACCAGGCGCGCGGCGGCAACGTCATGCTCGTGGGCGACCGCAGCCTCGACTCCTTCCACGAGGGCAAACCGAACTACATGATCCCCTTCGTGTACGACACGGCCGAGGAGACCTACGTGGTGAACGGCCAGCCCTACGTCGTCGGTTTCGGCTCCGTGCAGCTGCCCGACGGCTCGACCGTGCTGCGCGGACCCCGCCAGTACGCCTACGCGACCGCCGGCATCGCGGCTCTCGACTGGACGGCGCCGGCGACCAAGTTCATCTACGGCCGCCCGACGCCGGCCCGCTTCGACCGCACCGCCGACTGCGTGGGCCTGAAGGGCCTGGTCCTCGACGGGGTCTTCGCGGCGAACCACCTCGTGGGCGGAGCCATCCCCGACACCATCTGGACCGACCCCGAGATCGACTGGC
This portion of the bacterium genome encodes:
- a CDS encoding isoaspartyl peptidase/L-asparaginase, whose protein sequence is MRHLQRMLLAAALVAAACVPAAAETPWALVIHGGAGVITRETMDTGAELAYRDKLGKALDAGAAVLEAGGSSLDAVEAAIRFMEDSPLFNAGKGAVFAANGANEMDASVMDGRDRDAGAVAGVTTVRNPISAARAVMEKSPHVMMAREGAEAFAAEVGLEIVDPAYFRTERRWESFLKAREKAAAEATADPDRKHGTVGCVALDRDGNIAAGTSTGGMTYKLWGRIGDSPVIGAGTWADNATCGVSATGHGEYFIRNAVAHDIAARMAYGGLGLQEAAEQVIMRDLVAQRATGGVVALDAAGNIAMVFNTPGMYRGWRKADGSGGVAIYGD
- a CDS encoding trypsin-like peptidase domain-containing protein, with the protein product MRHFPVRTAVRALLALSLLSCLALPASGAAAAEADREWSLTQLSGEIRDLTRAVGPAVVQIYTSSFGALVGSVPQGAALFGQQQATGSGVILDPAGYIITNNHVVQGAKRVQVRLSPQALGADAGNSILAAGGLLVGAQVIGTDKETDLAVLKIERQGLPFLELGDSDQIHQGQLVFAFGSPMGLTNSVSFGVVSTVARQLEQDNPMIYIQTDVAINPGNSGGPLVNAQGQVIGINTLIFTQSGGSEGLSFSAPSNIARNVFNQIRATGRVKRGIIGVNPQTVNPWMARSLGLDVQWGVILGDVFPNGPAHEAGLQVGDIVLTLDGKKMENARQFEVNLYNKKIGGKVTLEIARGGRTFAKDVEVIERIDPDYRFFDMISAERNLVQRIGVLSLDLDKETTRMLPFKPRQAEGVIVAALAADVSLLGDHFEPGDVIYTMNGQPVKGLRSLKQLVKDAPYGEPAVFHLERGGMLRYLVLEVE